The proteins below come from a single bacterium genomic window:
- a CDS encoding nitroreductase family protein — protein MKLFTAIKQRFSCRHFLLKPVEEKKLMLVLKAATFAPSAGNTQDWRFCVIRDKKLKQQLAEASRGQDFISQAPVVVVVCSDIEEISNHYGRRGECVYAYQNVATATENLLLAATGLGLAGCWVGAFDEENVAQILGLLPALRPLVLVPLGYPAEKPKPKLRKSLQEVVVFEK, from the coding sequence ATGAAGTTGTTTACAGCAATTAAGCAGCGGTTTTCTTGCCGACATTTCCTTCTGAAACCGGTGGAGGAGAAGAAGCTGATGTTGGTTCTTAAGGCAGCTACTTTTGCTCCTTCAGCAGGCAACACTCAGGATTGGCGTTTTTGTGTGATTAGAGACAAGAAATTAAAACAACAACTGGCTGAAGCTTCGCGGGGACAGGATTTTATTAGTCAAGCTCCGGTGGTAGTTGTGGTTTGTAGTGATATTGAAGAAATCTCTAATCACTATGGGAGGCGAGGAGAATGTGTTTATGCTTATCAGAATGTGGCAACAGCCACAGAGAATCTCCTTTTGGCGGCTACAGGTTTGGGTTTGGCTGGTTGCTGGGTGGGTGCTTTTGATGAAGAAAACGTAGCCCAAATTTTGGGTCTTTTACCTGCTCTTAGGCCTTTAGTTTTAGTTCCTTTGGGTTATCCAGCAGAAAAACCAAAGCCAAAGCTACGCAAGTCTCTTCAGGAGGTGGTTGTTTTTGAAAAGTAG
- a CDS encoding methionine--tRNA ligase encodes MKYFFITTPIYYLNDKPHLGHTYTTLAADILSRYFRTKQKVFFLTGTDEHGLKNYKTALKHKLRPKEFCDQMSQLYQKTWKDLEINYDFFIRTTDPFHEEFVKRVLSELKQRGVFYEGEYEGYYCEGCEEFKNKKDLVKGKCPIHQTKAIKLKEKNWFFRLSRFQEEIKKHIGEDLRIRPSNREKEVLSFLEKEKLQDIAISRPKERVKWGIELPWDKNQLTYVWVDALLNYLSGPLASKGFNFKNKSWEEIQEAVADFWPADWQLIGKDILRFHAVIWPALLLSLELPLPRNIFAHGFFTIEGQKMSKTLKNVVSPLELKKQYGLAPVRYYLFKEFAFGRDGDFSLKNLKERYNSDLAHNIGNLFSRTLALIKKYPSFKAEIEFNSNPKIENLLKELRFRKTLTEINNLAQEKNQLIDKTKPWELIKEAAQGQEFSLRNQAQEKLDELFKELFLSLQQIAHYLSFFLPDEGEKLKESLKTREKQIVFPKIEE; translated from the coding sequence ATGAAGTATTTTTTTATTACCACTCCAATCTATTATCTGAATGATAAACCCCACCTGGGGCATACTTATACAACTTTAGCTGCTGATATTTTGAGCCGCTACTTTAGAACTAAACAAAAGGTTTTCTTTTTGACCGGCACAGACGAACACGGTCTCAAAAACTATAAAACCGCTCTTAAACACAAACTCCGCCCCAAGGAATTCTGCGACCAAATGTCGCAACTCTACCAAAAAACTTGGAAAGATCTGGAGATTAATTATGATTTCTTTATCCGCACCACAGACCCTTTTCACGAAGAGTTTGTTAAAAGAGTTCTCAGTGAACTAAAACAAAGAGGAGTATTTTATGAAGGGGAATACGAAGGTTATTACTGCGAAGGTTGTGAAGAGTTTAAAAACAAAAAAGATTTAGTCAAAGGCAAGTGCCCTATCCACCAAACCAAAGCTATAAAACTCAAAGAAAAGAATTGGTTTTTCCGCTTAAGCCGGTTTCAAGAAGAAATAAAAAAACATATAGGAGAAGATTTAAGAATTCGCCCTTCTAACCGAGAGAAAGAGGTTTTAAGTTTTTTAGAAAAAGAAAAACTTCAGGATATAGCTATATCCAGACCTAAAGAAAGGGTCAAATGGGGAATAGAGCTTCCTTGGGACAAAAACCAGCTAACCTATGTTTGGGTAGATGCACTTCTAAACTACCTTTCCGGACCTTTAGCCTCAAAAGGGTTTAACTTTAAAAATAAAAGCTGGGAAGAGATCCAAGAGGCGGTAGCAGATTTTTGGCCAGCAGATTGGCAGTTAATTGGTAAAGATATTTTGCGTTTCCACGCTGTTATCTGGCCTGCTTTGCTTTTGTCTTTAGAGCTTCCTTTGCCCAGAAACATCTTTGCTCACGGATTCTTCACTATTGAGGGACAAAAAATGTCTAAAACTTTAAAAAATGTTGTCAGTCCTCTAGAGCTTAAAAAACAATACGGCTTAGCTCCAGTACGTTACTACCTTTTTAAAGAATTTGCTTTTGGCAGAGATGGAGATTTTTCCCTAAAAAATCTCAAAGAACGCTATAACAGCGATTTAGCTCATAATATTGGCAACCTTTTTTCCCGCACTTTGGCTTTAATTAAAAAATATCCAAGCTTTAAAGCAGAAATTGAGTTCAATTCTAATCCAAAAATAGAAAACCTCTTAAAAGAGTTAAGATTTAGGAAAACATTAACAGAAATCAATAACCTAGCCCAAGAAAAAAACCAGCTTATCGATAAAACCAAGCCATGGGAACTGATAAAAGAGGCAGCTCAGGGCCAAGAGTTTTCTTTGCGCAATCAAGCCCAAGAAAAGCTGGATGAACTTTTTAAAGAGCTGTTTTTGAGCTTACAACAAATAGCTCACTATCTCAGTTTCTTTTTGCCTGATGAGGGAGAAAAATTAAAAGAAAGTTTAAAAACAAGGGAGAAACAGATAGTTTTTCCAAAAATTGAAGAGTAA
- a CDS encoding DMT family transporter, whose product MFYALTATLISAATLVAQKFSLSKLKINNRIFNLVVFFFLALTAFLWSLHNQTLPTKEFFQGTPLFLLIILVLIAFSWNALFSYALQKEEMSESELIISFSPLITIILAFLFLPEERSYLIFIPALIAGGFLIWANINHHGLDFSRQEKILFIAVLGIATEAILIKELLYFLSPEALYTLRCASTLPLFAVLVAVKPNFKPNLNPIQTAFVGLIGFLATIQMVFFYHAYQILGVAQTTLISLLGPVLVFVFTPYFLKEKIKKKQWVALIVITACIVLSQYLLKT is encoded by the coding sequence ATGTTTTACGCCTTAACTGCAACCTTAATCTCTGCGGCTACATTAGTGGCTCAAAAATTCAGTCTTTCTAAACTCAAAATCAACAACCGTATATTCAATTTAGTAGTTTTTTTCTTTTTAGCGTTGACTGCTTTCTTGTGGTCTCTTCATAACCAAACACTGCCCACAAAAGAGTTTTTCCAAGGAACACCTTTATTTCTATTAATAATCCTTGTCCTTATCGCTTTTTCTTGGAATGCTCTTTTTTCCTATGCTTTACAAAAAGAAGAGATGTCGGAATCAGAACTGATTATCTCTTTTAGTCCTCTTATTACTATTATTCTAGCTTTTCTATTTCTGCCTGAAGAAAGAAGCTATCTTATCTTTATCCCAGCTCTTATTGCTGGCGGCTTTCTTATCTGGGCTAATATTAATCACCATGGTTTAGATTTTTCCAGACAAGAAAAAATATTATTTATCGCTGTTTTGGGAATTGCTACAGAAGCAATTTTAATCAAAGAATTATTATACTTTCTCTCTCCTGAAGCCCTTTATACTTTACGCTGCGCCAGCACTCTGCCTCTTTTTGCTGTTTTAGTAGCAGTTAAACCTAACTTTAAACCCAACCTCAATCCTATTCAGACCGCTTTTGTTGGTTTAATCGGCTTTTTGGCTACTATTCAAATGGTATTCTTTTATCATGCTTACCAAATCTTGGGGGTAGCCCAAACTACTCTAATAAGTCTCTTGGGACCTGTTTTAGTTTTTGTCTTTACACCCTATTTCTTAAAAGAAAAAATAAAGAAAAAACAATGGGTTGCTCTAATAGTTATTACTGCTTGTATTGTTTTATCCCAATATCTTTTAAAAACTTAA
- a CDS encoding TatD family hydrolase produces MRLIDTHAHLNFNDFNADLDLVIKRAKESGVEKIVVPSANEKTSRKAVALTQKYQEIYASIGAHPLYLAGGGSLFVENGSPKGFYLKNYGQRLNVFRLQDFKKLLRQKKVVAIGEVGLDYFASKQRPTQINPELQIEILKRIFTLALEEQKPLILHIRPSKNSNDAFLDLINLSQEISPLPKAVVHCYSGNWDIAEQLIALGYYLSFTYLTFYSKEAQEAFQKIPLERVMMETDAPFLSPKPEEKRNEPCFLPLIVQKLSELRGEEAEKIAEITTNNAISFFNLNR; encoded by the coding sequence ATGCGCCTTATTGACACCCATGCCCATCTCAATTTCAATGATTTTAATGCTGACTTAGATTTAGTAATCAAACGGGCCAAAGAATCAGGGGTAGAAAAAATAGTTGTGCCTTCTGCTAATGAAAAAACATCTCGCAAAGCTGTTGCCTTAACCCAAAAATACCAGGAAATTTACGCGAGTATAGGCGCCCACCCCCTTTACTTAGCTGGGGGCGGAAGTCTGTTTGTTGAAAACGGAAGCCCTAAAGGATTTTATCTTAAAAACTACGGCCAACGATTAAATGTTTTTCGTCTTCAAGATTTTAAAAAACTACTCCGCCAGAAAAAAGTTGTTGCTATTGGTGAAGTAGGATTAGACTACTTTGCTTCCAAACAGCGCCCCACCCAAATCAATCCAGAACTCCAAATTGAAATTTTAAAACGTATATTCACCCTCGCTTTAGAAGAACAAAAACCACTCATCCTCCACATACGCCCCTCAAAGAACTCAAATGATGCTTTTTTAGATCTTATTAATTTATCACAAGAAATATCTCCCCTGCCTAAAGCAGTAGTTCATTGCTATTCAGGCAACTGGGATATTGCCGAACAGCTAATTGCTTTGGGATACTATCTTTCTTTTACCTACCTTACTTTTTATTCAAAAGAAGCACAAGAGGCTTTTCAAAAAATACCTTTAGAAAGAGTAATGATGGAAACAGATGCTCCTTTTCTCTCGCCCAAACCAGAAGAGAAACGCAATGAACCTTGTTTTCTGCCTCTTATTGTGCAAAAACTCTCTGAACTAAGGGGAGAAGAAGCAGAAAAAATCGCTGAAATTACTACTAATAACGCTATTTCATTCTTTAATCTCAACAGATAA
- a CDS encoding NifB/NifX family molybdenum-iron cluster-binding protein: protein MAKIVIALSSSSADSAVDPRFGRCPYFLIHDTESKKQEIVPNQSAQAFRGAGIAAAQFVASQKAEAVIAGNFGPNSLFALQQAGIKLYSFNGSAKEALAAWENNNLTPFSTTAQTQGSWGRGMGRGAGRGGGFGQGRRGSRNNFPNL from the coding sequence ATGGCGAAAATAGTTATTGCTCTTTCCTCTTCTTCAGCGGATTCAGCTGTAGATCCAAGATTTGGCCGCTGTCCTTATTTTTTAATTCACGACACTGAAAGCAAAAAACAGGAAATAGTACCCAACCAATCAGCTCAAGCTTTTAGAGGAGCAGGTATTGCCGCTGCCCAATTTGTTGCCAGTCAAAAAGCGGAAGCAGTTATTGCTGGCAACTTTGGCCCTAACTCTCTTTTTGCTCTACAACAAGCAGGGATCAAACTTTACTCTTTTAATGGTTCAGCTAAAGAAGCTTTAGCGGCTTGGGAAAACAACAACCTTACCCCTTTTTCAACTACTGCTCAAACTCAAGGAAGTTGGGGCAGAGGTATGGGTAGAGGTGCAGGCAGAGGCGGTGGTTTTGGCCAGGGCAGAAGAGGAAGCAGAAACAACTTTCCCAATCTTTAA
- a CDS encoding cation diffusion facilitator family transporter — translation MDKKRKNLKTGERIAFWASVSTLLLALVKGLVGWLSHNLALTADAFHSGADTVAILASYFGLKLSQKKPTEKFPYGFYKTETLAALIASIFILYAAVEIAKAGIQNLLHPHFQTTTLTLPLIVTFLSSAIAALLAWYEIKIGKKINSASLVANGQESLTDIFTSLLVVVAIFASYFKWPYIEGGVALVLAVLVFKIAIENGWDSLLVLLDAGIPRETEKKIEKTILKISGVRGIKLLRLRRSGPFIFGETTILINRDLPLDRSHEITKEIEKEVKRRINNLESLSIHTEPYKIEKIKVALPIESDNGLDSQISPHFGRANFFILIKIDKKKIISYEIIENKAKDLSIHAGLKAVKLLLKQKIDSLIVKNVGEISFHTLRNNLVELHQTKKNLAIEAAKDFVNKKTKILSSPTHTSDKKI, via the coding sequence ATGGACAAAAAAAGAAAAAACCTTAAAACAGGAGAAAGAATCGCTTTCTGGGCTTCTGTTTCCACTCTCCTTTTAGCTTTGGTCAAGGGACTAGTGGGCTGGTTAAGTCATAATTTGGCTTTAACCGCTGATGCTTTTCATTCAGGCGCTGATACTGTGGCTATTTTAGCTTCCTATTTTGGCCTTAAACTTTCTCAGAAAAAACCTACTGAAAAATTCCCTTATGGATTTTACAAAACTGAAACACTAGCTGCTTTAATCGCCAGTATTTTTATTCTTTACGCCGCTGTAGAAATCGCTAAGGCTGGAATTCAAAATTTGCTTCACCCCCACTTTCAAACCACCACTCTGACTTTACCTTTAATTGTTACCTTTCTTTCTTCAGCAATAGCTGCTCTTTTAGCTTGGTACGAAATAAAAATAGGCAAAAAAATTAACTCTGCCTCTTTGGTAGCCAACGGACAAGAATCATTAACCGACATCTTCACTTCTCTTTTGGTAGTAGTTGCTATATTTGCCTCCTATTTTAAGTGGCCATACATAGAAGGGGGAGTGGCCTTAGTTTTGGCAGTTTTGGTTTTCAAAATTGCTATTGAAAACGGTTGGGACAGCCTTTTAGTTCTTTTGGATGCTGGTATCCCCAGAGAAACAGAGAAAAAAATAGAAAAAACTATTCTTAAAATCTCTGGCGTCAGAGGCATCAAACTTTTAAGACTAAGACGCTCCGGTCCTTTTATTTTTGGAGAAACTACAATTTTGATTAACCGCGATCTTCCTTTAGACAGATCACATGAGATAACAAAGGAGATTGAAAAAGAAGTGAAGCGCAGAATAAACAATTTAGAATCACTTTCAATCCACACTGAACCATACAAAATAGAGAAAATAAAGGTTGCTTTGCCTATTGAGAGTGACAATGGTTTAGATTCTCAAATCTCTCCCCATTTTGGCAGAGCTAATTTTTTTATTTTAATCAAGATAGATAAAAAGAAAATTATCTCTTATGAAATCATAGAAAATAAAGCCAAAGACCTTTCTATCCATGCTGGCTTAAAAGCAGTAAAACTTTTACTTAAGCAAAAAATAGACAGCTTAATAGTTAAGAATGTGGGGGAAATAAGTTTTCATACTCTGCGAAATAACCTCGTAGAGCTCCATCAAACAAAGAAAAATTTAGCTATAGAAGCAGCCAAAGATTTTGTTAACAAAAAAACAAAAATCCTTAGCTCTCCCACCCACACCTCAGACAAAAAAATCTAA
- a CDS encoding P-loop NTPase, whose protein sequence is MEIIGITGGKGGTGKSTFALLLANELLHQGKKVILVDADVECPNIYLINSWPIGQDKKKVYAYFPELIKEKCQKCGLCAQKCPFGAIFQAPNQYPVFLHEMCGACHLCKEICPFGAIKEIKKMSGKIFLSEPKKNLTLITGKAKQGLEETGPVVKELIEFSQKIGKTKKADYLLIDSAAGTHCPVIHALLGVDKAMAVTEPTPLGSHDLKLIINLLQKLKKPVEIIINQVDLGKTKEIEEIAAKHNIPIKHKIPYSKKLVKQYAQGKFNLKLSDL, encoded by the coding sequence ATGGAGATAATCGGCATTACTGGCGGAAAAGGAGGAACAGGCAAATCTACTTTTGCCCTTCTTTTGGCTAATGAGCTCTTACACCAAGGTAAAAAAGTGATACTTGTAGATGCAGATGTAGAATGCCCTAATATTTATCTCATCAACTCTTGGCCAATAGGACAAGACAAAAAGAAGGTATATGCCTATTTTCCAGAATTAATCAAAGAAAAATGTCAGAAGTGCGGATTATGCGCCCAAAAATGCCCTTTTGGAGCTATTTTTCAGGCACCCAACCAATACCCAGTTTTTCTCCATGAAATGTGCGGTGCTTGCCATCTCTGTAAAGAAATCTGTCCCTTTGGCGCCATTAAAGAAATCAAAAAGATGAGCGGGAAAATCTTTCTCTCTGAACCAAAGAAAAACTTAACTCTTATAACCGGCAAAGCTAAACAGGGGCTAGAGGAAACCGGCCCAGTAGTAAAAGAGCTAATTGAGTTTAGCCAAAAAATAGGCAAAACAAAAAAAGCTGATTACCTGCTTATTGACTCTGCTGCTGGCACCCACTGTCCAGTTATTCACGCTCTTTTGGGGGTAGACAAAGCTATGGCAGTCACTGAACCAACTCCTTTAGGCTCGCACGACTTAAAACTAATTATAAACTTACTGCAAAAACTCAAAAAACCGGTTGAAATCATCATCAACCAAGTTGATTTAGGCAAAACTAAAGAAATAGAGGAAATAGCAGCTAAACACAATATCCCCATAAAACACAAAATACCTTATTCTAAAAAATTGGTTAAACAATACGCCCAAGGTAAATTTAACTTAAAACTCTCTGACTTATGA
- a CDS encoding ATP-binding protein gives MKEIFIGSGKGGVGKSMLTASLAILASQEKRVLALDADADAPNLALWLGGIKKWDRKEKISTSQKPEISPKKCTNCGLCAQKCPFGALKMENKKLKFIPFVCEGCGLCQEICPKGAIKMKPVKNGYLVFKNKALKNLDFVGCQLSPGETGSGKVIDKMKEESQGWRQKNDLIFVDSAPGTGCPVNAALRGADLAVLITEPTPSGAKDLENLLVVVKHFNIPWFLVINKYGLNSAIEKNLKKLAGNKYLGQISYDQKIFQAIAELKPIPFTNLKAKEEISLIWKNLKRHL, from the coding sequence ATGAAAGAAATATTCATTGGCTCAGGAAAAGGCGGGGTAGGAAAATCAATGCTTACTGCTTCTTTAGCCATTTTAGCCTCCCAAGAAAAAAGAGTTTTAGCTTTAGATGCTGATGCTGATGCACCTAATTTAGCCCTTTGGTTAGGAGGAATAAAAAAATGGGATAGAAAAGAAAAAATATCAACCTCCCAAAAACCAGAAATTAGCCCCAAAAAATGTACTAATTGTGGATTATGCGCCCAGAAATGCCCTTTTGGAGCCCTAAAGATGGAAAACAAAAAACTAAAATTTATACCTTTTGTTTGTGAAGGCTGCGGACTCTGTCAGGAAATCTGTCCAAAAGGAGCTATTAAAATGAAACCAGTTAAAAACGGCTATTTGGTTTTTAAAAATAAAGCCCTAAAAAACCTTGATTTTGTCGGCTGTCAACTTTCCCCCGGAGAAACTGGATCTGGTAAAGTTATTGACAAAATGAAGGAAGAGTCTCAAGGTTGGCGACAAAAAAACGATCTTATTTTTGTTGACTCAGCTCCAGGAACCGGCTGCCCGGTTAATGCAGCTTTAAGAGGAGCTGATTTGGCAGTTCTTATTACTGAACCCACCCCTTCGGGCGCAAAAGATTTAGAAAACTTGCTGGTTGTAGTTAAACACTTTAATATTCCTTGGTTTTTAGTAATAAACAAATACGGACTAAATTCAGCGATCGAGAAAAACCTTAAAAAGTTAGCTGGAAATAAGTATTTAGGTCAAATTAGTTATGATCAAAAAATATTCCAAGCCATAGCTGAACTTAAACCTATACCCTTTACCAATCTCAAAGCAAAAGAAGAAATCTCTCTAATTTGGAAAAACCTTAAAAGACACCTTTAA
- the dnaB gene encoding replicative DNA helicase yields the protein MAEKNSDRLPPQNIEAEKTVLGSILIDADAFIKVADILTARDFYDDKHRIIYETMEKMFEKSTPIDLVTLTEELRRKKKAKKVGAAYLSELASFVPSSAHIEEHAKIVADKAALRRLISAASQIIEDSFKAEEDAAGVLDKAERSIFSVSEKHRRSDFVSLHDALAETYERLERLHEEKSGGVRGLPTGFSELDNMLSGLQPSDLIILAARPAMGKTSFALNIALNIALKAEIPVGIFSLEMSKDQLIERLLCMDAQIDSWKMRTGKLSDEDFSRLGESMGRLSEAPIFIEDTPNMTVSEIRAKARRLQAEHKIGFLVIDYLQLMQGERGSYNEANRVQEISEISRGLKALARELDVPLLALSQLSRAVEQRHPQIPQLSDLRESGSLEQDADVVMFIYREDYYDKDTDRKNIADILIRKHRHGPTGEVELYFVADQLLFREVDKRHEVEIPADEIEI from the coding sequence ATGGCAGAGAAAAACTCAGATCGTTTGCCTCCGCAAAACATAGAAGCAGAAAAGACGGTTTTGGGGTCTATACTTATTGATGCTGATGCCTTTATTAAGGTAGCTGATATTTTAACAGCGCGCGATTTTTACGACGACAAGCATCGTATTATTTATGAAACAATGGAAAAGATGTTTGAAAAAAGTACGCCTATTGATTTAGTGACCCTAACCGAAGAGTTGCGACGCAAAAAAAAGGCTAAAAAAGTAGGGGCTGCTTATTTGAGTGAGTTGGCTTCTTTTGTTCCTTCCAGTGCTCATATAGAAGAGCATGCTAAAATTGTGGCTGATAAAGCGGCTTTGAGACGTTTGATTTCTGCTGCCTCTCAGATTATTGAAGATAGTTTTAAGGCAGAAGAAGACGCAGCCGGAGTTTTGGATAAAGCAGAAAGGTCTATTTTTTCTGTTAGTGAAAAACATCGGCGCAGTGATTTTGTCTCCCTTCACGATGCTTTAGCAGAAACTTATGAAAGATTAGAGAGATTACATGAGGAAAAAAGCGGAGGGGTCAGAGGTTTGCCTACAGGGTTTTCTGAATTAGACAATATGCTTTCTGGTCTTCAGCCCTCTGACCTAATTATTTTGGCAGCGCGGCCAGCAATGGGCAAAACTTCTTTTGCTCTTAATATTGCTCTTAATATAGCTTTAAAGGCAGAGATTCCTGTAGGTATTTTTTCTTTAGAAATGAGTAAAGATCAGTTGATTGAACGTCTGCTTTGTATGGATGCCCAGATTGATTCTTGGAAGATGAGAACTGGAAAGCTTTCAGATGAGGATTTTTCTCGTTTAGGGGAATCAATGGGTAGATTATCAGAAGCCCCTATATTTATTGAGGATACTCCTAATATGACTGTTTCGGAAATAAGGGCCAAAGCGCGGCGGCTTCAGGCAGAGCACAAAATTGGATTTTTAGTAATAGATTATCTTCAGTTGATGCAGGGAGAAAGAGGTTCTTACAATGAAGCCAACCGGGTTCAGGAGATATCAGAGATATCTCGTGGTCTCAAAGCCTTAGCTAGGGAGCTTGATGTGCCTCTTTTGGCCTTATCTCAGCTTTCCCGGGCTGTAGAACAGAGACATCCTCAGATTCCTCAGCTTTCTGATTTAAGAGAGTCTGGTTCATTAGAGCAGGATGCTGATGTGGTTATGTTTATTTACCGCGAGGATTACTATGATAAGGATACAGATAGAAAAAATATTGCTGATATCTTAATACGCAAACACCGTCATGGTCCTACTGGCGAAGTAGAGCTTTACTTTGTGGCTGATCAATTGCTTTTTAGGGAAGTTGATAAACGCCACGAGGTAGAAATCCCTGCAGATGAAATTGAGATTTAA
- the dnaX gene encoding DNA polymerase III subunit gamma/tau encodes MLYQKYRPQFFSELVGQDHIKEILLEALKQKKVAHAYLFSGPRGTGKTTTARLLAKALNCLKPRSSGEPCGRCANCLAFQEGRFMDLVEIDAASHTGVDNIRDLKNRILLAPSAGQYKVYIIDEVHMLSKGAFNALLKTLEEPPKNVVFILATTEPFAVIQTIISRCQRFDFQPLSVQDIYKTLRRVATKEKIKISPEALKIITVYAQGSLRDGFSFLDQVSSLRGEITEKRAKKALGIIDVGALVRIFDALSLKDRRVISEIQKEAKQGFSSSHLINAMLRYLEDLIFLRTTKNSISPLTKEMQTKILRQAESFDLLSLSRLYQLLLQARFQSKDIEVETLPLEMALLGFLEDSSLSEVQPKVSKKKEKIKSKQLKKIKKKEVSDSNSKSEDIKDFEAKWEKVVTGMKKYNHSLSAFLAKSEAKYNKGKIFLRVPFKLYYETLKKPKNLDYLHKIIHKVFHSELKVELYLMQNRPTQEIKKIFGI; translated from the coding sequence GTGCTGTATCAAAAGTATCGCCCGCAGTTTTTCTCTGAATTAGTTGGTCAAGATCACATAAAAGAGATTTTGCTTGAGGCTTTAAAACAAAAAAAGGTAGCTCATGCTTATCTTTTTTCTGGTCCTAGAGGTACAGGCAAAACCACTACGGCGAGATTATTGGCTAAGGCTTTAAACTGCCTAAAACCGCGTTCTTCGGGTGAACCTTGTGGTCGCTGTGCTAATTGTTTAGCTTTTCAAGAGGGTCGGTTTATGGATTTAGTTGAGATTGATGCTGCTTCCCATACAGGAGTAGATAACATTAGGGATCTTAAAAACCGTATCTTGCTTGCTCCTTCAGCTGGGCAGTACAAGGTTTATATTATTGATGAAGTACATATGCTTTCCAAAGGCGCTTTTAATGCTCTTTTAAAAACGCTTGAGGAGCCTCCAAAAAATGTAGTTTTTATTTTAGCTACAACTGAACCTTTTGCTGTTATTCAAACTATAATTTCCAGATGCCAGCGGTTTGATTTTCAGCCTTTAAGTGTTCAGGATATCTATAAAACTCTGCGCCGAGTAGCAACAAAAGAAAAAATTAAAATTTCTCCTGAAGCTTTAAAGATTATTACTGTTTATGCTCAAGGCAGTTTGCGTGACGGTTTTTCTTTTTTAGATCAAGTATCTTCTTTACGCGGAGAGATTACTGAGAAAAGGGCAAAAAAAGCTTTAGGCATTATTGATGTTGGGGCTTTGGTTAGGATTTTTGATGCCCTTTCCTTGAAAGACAGAAGGGTGATTTCTGAGATACAAAAAGAGGCTAAACAGGGTTTTTCCTCTTCACACCTGATTAATGCTATGTTGCGTTATCTGGAGGATTTAATTTTTCTTCGCACTACCAAGAATTCCATATCGCCTTTAACTAAAGAGATGCAGACAAAAATACTTCGACAAGCGGAGAGTTTTGATCTTCTTTCCCTGTCACGTCTTTATCAACTACTTCTTCAGGCTCGTTTTCAAAGTAAAGATATTGAGGTAGAGACTTTGCCTTTAGAGATGGCGTTGCTGGGATTTTTAGAGGATTCTTCTTTATCTGAAGTGCAACCAAAAGTGTCTAAAAAAAAAGAAAAAATTAAGAGCAAACAATTAAAAAAAATAAAAAAGAAGGAAGTTTCTGATTCAAATTCAAAATCAGAAGATATTAAGGATTTTGAAGCAAAGTGGGAAAAAGTGGTTACAGGTATGAAAAAATACAATCACTCTCTTTCTGCTTTTCTTGCTAAATCTGAAGCTAAGTACAATAAAGGGAAAATATTTTTGCGAGTGCCGTTTAAGCTATACTACGAAACTTTAAAAAAACCAAAAAACCTTGATTATTTACACAAAATTATCCACAAAGTTTTCCACTCTGAGCTTAAAGTAGAGTTATATTTAATGCAAAACAGGCCAACTCAGGAGATAAAAAAGATATTTGGTATTTAG